DNA sequence from the Podospora pseudocomata strain CBS 415.72m chromosome 2 map unlocalized CBS415.72m_2.2, whole genome shotgun sequence genome:
gGTGGTTGAGCAGATGCACACAACAGGTTACTGGGTCAATGAGAAGGGCCGCAAAGTCGGAGGCAAGCTCCGCTTCCGCATCATGAACTTTGACGTCGGCCAGGCGGGAGACTATGGATATCTCAGCATTGAGGGCACATGTCTGGAACTGGACGAGGAGCGCGCTTTGGCAAAGGAGGAGCGCGAGTACGAGAAGAGGCGGCGGAACAAGCAAAACCCGAGCGGGCTCCTCAAGCCGCTATCAAGGCGGGTGCCCGAGTTCAGCATGACCAAGTTTGGcaaggaagacgaggaggaagatggcacCAAAAAGACTGTCTTGTACAAGGCCAGTCGCCCAGGAACGCCCGATGATTAGGTATGGTCTGGCCTGACAATATCGGGTTCGGTGCAGTTGACTTCTTCGCCATTATCTGCCCGCAGCTCGAGGTCGGCTAGGAGTCCAGGATTCTGCTGAGGCATGCATGTTCAACATGTCATCTAGAGTTTATGTTTGAGTTTTGTTGGCGCTGGAAGATACGGGGTTTGCATGGCAGGGCTCTCAAACGGGTGTCGCATATAGTAATTCTTTTTGTGGTTATTCAGCTTTTGAAACTTTTGATATTTGAGTCCGGCTGCGTGACGCGTGGCCGAGGTATTGGCACAACCAGCATGCTCTAGGTCATTACTGTTTGGAATGGGCACACAACCATTGAGTGGCGGTGGCAGAGAGGCTGTCTACAGTTCCCCTTTATCCGGCCACCCGGATGCAATACATATCAAGACTTTATCCACATACCTCCTGCAGAACTACTCCATCGGTTGTTTACACCCCACGGCTCGGGCTTGATGGAAACGGCTTAAAATAGCGACGGCTTGAGATTGCTGGGTTGTGCTGTTTCCCTATAGTTGTTCGTGTGTGAAGATGCCCCGGATCTTGGGCCTAGTGTCCTGGCATTAGGTGCTTGTTTGGTTGTATAGATATGCTGGTAAACTGACCCTGCACCAGCTGGGCTGAGGTCCCCCAGTATGACAACAGGCAGTGATTCACTGGACAATTGGAATAACTAATAACTGTAGCATTCAATGTAAGGTATTGTGAATTGAGAAATCGGTGACCGGGGTAAACCGGTGACATCAGTTGATGAGAGGGCACTGGGTGGGCTTCATGGTTTCTGGACTCTGATTACCTTATCAGGTGGCCTTTACCTTTTTCATGTCCCAGGCGGAGGGGTCCGGCATATCTGTCGGTGAACACATTGCAGAACAATTGGCTTTTTTCCCGACTAACAATAGCACAAGACGCCCCATGCTGCCAGGCCTCGCTTACGGTCCACCCTCTCAGGGTAATATGGGAGAGATAGCAAAACCTGGGTCCTGGATATTGGGTATGATCTCGGCGGTCATTGGGGAGGAGCCCGGGATATGTAAATGAAGAGTAGGTAAGTATATAGCTGAAGCATGTAATCCAGGATTCCGTCAGAGTTGCTCCTCGGGATTCTACTATCACGCAAACCAACATGCATACATCGTTCCTTCTCTCATTTCTTGCCCTCTCAGGGGCAACGTTGGCGCAACGAGGTCGGCCAACGACATTCTTCacagctccctctccttcaagTACTCCGCGTCCGGGTGCAACACAGTCCTTGTACGGACAGTGCGGCGGACAAAACTGGACTGGTCCAAGAATCTGTCCATCGGGGGCTTACTGCAAGAACGATGGAAAGTAAGTGCATGAGAAAGAATTCACCTAAACAGAACGGAGGATGCTGACAGCTACTACAGCATGTGGTACGAGCAGTGTGTGGCCATTGAAACCTCTACCAGGCCTTCAGGCAACCCTGCGGTCACTACTAAAACTATAACGACGGTGATCACCATTGGTGGTCCTACCCCAACGGTTGTGTCGACTCGGGTCACATACTTGACTCCAAGACCGTCGTCTACTACGCCTTCGGTGGTGACGATAACTTTGGTACCGGATGATCCATGTGATCACGAGATTTGGTGCTGATAGGGGCTTAGTGGAGGAAAGGGGGTCCTGTTTCTTGGGTATCTTGAAGTTGATATTGACATCTCTGAAATGATACCAGAAGAATATCACACTTGTTACTAacattgttttgtttgtttccaTGGATGGTAAAATGGGACAAAAGTGAATGTCTGCAGGCGCGGTTGGTGTATTGTGTCTACCCTCTGCTACATGACCTACCCCAATACAATCCCACATGTGCCCTAAAGTAACCAAGACGAAATCCCCAGTGAAAACCAAGCCAAAGTTGAGAGACGCCAGATATGAAGACCCATACATGATCACCTAGTCAGCAGGATCCACCATATCCAGCCTTGTAAAGAAGGTCTCAACCCTGCCCTCGGGGATATACGCCTTGTactccctcatccaccagTCAGCtacactccccctcctcgccttctcccccagcacAATCTTGTCCGAAGTCAACATCTtgacctcccccaccgccctcttctcatccacctcctccaccatctcctccaagtccttgtccttcacctccccaaaccccaacaactccaacacCCAAGCGCCCTGCATCTCAGCCAGAACTCCAACCGAGACAATCGCAATAAACCCGTCCACGCTCTCCGGGTGCCGTCTCGGAAACGCAAACTCCTCATCCGCAACGTCCGTCACCTTGTCCAGCGCCTCGGTCATGGCATCCCCCATGTTCTGCCTCCCCTGCTCGACCAACTCGACAACATTGTCCAGACACTCCTCGATCAGCTTGCGgttccacctcctctcgCCGACGACATCTGTGATGGCGATCTGAAGGGAGTCGTCGTTGAACTCGGCTTTGTGCATCAAGTTTACGATCTTTTTGGCAATGGCCACGAGctgctcctcgtcgtcgtcggcagATGAAGTGTAGGCCATCAAGGGGGCGGATCGGTACTGCCCTTCTTCATGGTTATTGCCGGGTGGGGAGTCGGAGTAGAGGCCGAACTTTTCGTTGTCAATCTGACCGTGAGAGTCAAGGGAGTCGTAGAGGAGCTCGGTGTAGCCGGCCCGGTTGGCACGGTTGCGGCGGAAGGAGAGgcaggcgaggatggagcgGAGGGTTGCCATTGTGTTGCCGTTGTGTGTAAGTGACTTGCCAAAGCGTCAAACAAGCAACCAAGCAAGCAACAAAGCCCGAGAAGCTATAAGAGAAAGCAAAGAAAGCAGAAAAGCGCTATTTGTCTAGCAAAGCCGAAGGAGACTGGTGGCTGCCGTGGgtgaggagagaaagagaaaaggcaAGACACAAAAAGTGTCAGCCAGCCATGTTATTTATGATCACACATGCCCCCATCTTCTCTCGATGCAGACACACAAAGGCTTCTTTCCTGTGTGGCCGCTTGGCAGACAGGAGACTAAGGTAGGCAGATGTCAACGTCCCTCGGTGGCGGACCCGGAGGGCTGTGCCACATCCGTGGTTCGAGGCCAGGGGAGACCGGCCCGGCCCCACACGTGAGTTGGATGCCGGCATCCGGGATTGTCGTCCGGAGGTTGCCAGTGAACAGCAATCGACTTGCAATCTTCACGACAAGCAAGCAATTACGTTGTCGGTGTTTGTTTCGAGATGGGCACATTCCTCTTTTGCAAGTTTGACAATTGAAATTGTGCAGAAAAGTCGaggctttggaggagggaacaGGCTATGCTCAGGGCGGCCAGCGATAGGCCACCGCCGTGATTGCCCGTGTGTAACGGTCGTCCTACCCATTGTGAAGTTGTGAGCATATATGTATCAAGGCATTGTAATCGGATGGTCATGGGCTTGCAAAACGTGGCAAAACAGGCCAGGGGAATTGGCGAGCAGTGGCTAACGTTCCACCACTTGCTGCTCATTGCTGATCTCGTATCGATGGATTGTATGCTCTCCAGTGGTGCATGGCCCCGGGCTGGCTGCAAGGCAAACGGCCAGGAAAACTTGGGGCATATTGGCCAAGTCGGACATCCGAGACTCGACAAGAAACTGGGTGCCTCGGCATGACAAACACAACTCACGGGAATCAGTGGACGGAATCTGTATGCATTACATCTCTTGTTGAGAGGGCCGACTCCCAATCCGTGATATCACCACGCGGCCGCAAGCATGTTGCTATTGGGAACCACGCGCTCCTCCTTTGTCCATCACACAGTTGTTGTCTCTTCCGGACTTTTGGCTCGACCAACGTCCTCCTGTATTGGATGCTATGGTTCTGCCCGAAATCAATGAACCCCAACCATCACGCCTTCATGAATTTCCCGTTTTGTATGGCCCGGCGATCCCATGAGTTGGCCGATAATATCCACCAGCCTGCCAGAGTAGAGTAATGCACAGAACCAAAGCCGTCGTCCATGCCTGAAAAAGACCCGGTGTGAAAGACGACGCCGAAATAGAAACGCTCGCCGCTtatttctccttcttgggcttggggccCTTGACCTTCGCAGTACCGCGGAGGGTCTTCTGGCGGTTCTTGCGCTGCTTGCCTattggtgaggaagagaaaaTGTCAGCCGGTACCATTCCCAAAATGAAATTCTCATGTCCACCACCGCGGAAAACATACGCTGCTGTCTGGAAGCACGCTCAATCTTGGTGGCAAGGCCAACACGGACGAGTCTGTAGCGGGGCTCGAACTTCTTCATGGCCTCGGGGGAGTCATAGATGAGGGCAAAGCCGGTGGTCTTGCCACCACCGAACTGGGTGCGGAGACCAAAGACGGAAACTTGATCCTTCTGGGCCTTGTAGAGGGCAGCGAGCTTCTCGCGGAGGTCCtccttggagatgttggcgcgaccggggtggaggatgtccCTGAACAGCAGAGTCAGCGACAATTTCCCATCAAACAGCCCAACATTCTCAAATCGCCCGCGATTTTGCCATGTTCCAATCGAGTATTATGTTTCTGGATTGATGCTCTCGTCCACTGTGGGCGACTTGGCAATCGGGGGCGATTCGCGAAGAGGGCATTCGGAGATGGATGGCAGCACTCACACGACCATCTGCTTGCGGCCGAGCAGAGGGTTGCGGATGAACTTCCGCGTGCGCAGGGTTACGGGGGCATCAGAgtcggccatggtgatgtCGTCGGTCGTTGGTTGTCGTACCTCGATCGATCTCAGGTTCcggcaggaggagggcgagttTCTGCTGGTGTTTTTTGCAGGCCAGGACGCACTGGGTAGCGGGTGGATCTCACAAAATTCCGGCAGCGAATCGCTAATTTGGGTGTGAGCCCTAATTTGTGTGTGGCCTGAATTCCGAGGCAATCAGTCAGCAGCGGGCGGGGCAGCTTGGTGGAAATGCACGGACCAATGTGCGGCAGCCTTGTCCAGCTCCCCACTTGTCGACAACTGCCCCACACCTTCCGAGAAGATAttcaaaacaacaacacagcacCACAATCTCAAAGTGACTTTTTTGTTCTCATGCAACCGTCAATTGGCAAATGTGTATAGGGGTGGCGTCATTATAAAATGGCCCTCTCTGCTCCGGCCTAGGCAGCACTGGAAACAGTTCATAATGGACATGGAACCCGCGCTTCTGACAGACCTCCAAGAAGCTCTCGAATGTCGCTCTGTTCCGCTCTGTTGCCGCAATCAGAATGACCACGCCAGGCGATATAGCAACGAGGTTCTGCAGCGTTGCCACCAGCGCGGGAATTACACTCGCGTCGTACGTGATGTCAGCTCCCAGCACGACGTCGACCTCTCTTCCACCGTTccattcctcctcttcggtcCCCAGCAAAGCATGGCCCCATCTGAGCTCAGAGACAGACACCCTGTCTGTGCCCTGAAGACCGTTGATAAAAAGGTTGTCTGGGAGGTTATTCACCACATCTTCAGAACCGTCCGAGGCAATGACATGTTCTGCGCCGAGATATTTGGCACACAAGATGGCAACGTATCCTGTTCCAGTTCCGAGCTCTAGCAGACGCTTCCCCTTGACAAGTGTTGAGTTGGTGCAGAGATATTGGCCCATGTGCAATGCTGCCTCCCATGTTCGTAGGCCTGTTGTCCCTGAACCCGAGATAATGGAACGAGATTCCAGCAAGACCACAGCTGCATCACTGGGTTCCTGGAGCAGGGAAAGGTGGTATGCCACATGGCACTTTTGCTGGgcagccaccacctctgAAGGCAATGGAACAGATACCAACTCGGACATGGTGGTCATGAGATTATCTGATATTTCCTGTTCCTGTCAGTTCCTGGCGTCTCCGTCTCCTTTTCAGCAAGGTATGAGTTATCCTTACATGCTCCTCCCAGTCCACGATAGAGCGTTCGATTCTCGACGTCAACTCCTTGAGCACTTTTAGCCCATAGCGGGGAGGAAGCGGGAATGCGACATCATGGCCAAACAGCTTCTTGTAGATTTCCTCTTGGACCGCATCGAGGCAAAGGACCTCACCGTCTGGATATTCTGGTGCGGCATCCAACTGCAGGCACTGCCAACAGAATCGGGTCACTTGTGGGTTTTGGCTGCTCATGTTGAAGGGTGAGTACGGTCTTGTTCGAGTCCAGCTCGACATCTGTCGTGGTTTCATGTAAATGTTGGCCGCCTTGTCCAAAAGACCGGCAGAAAGGAAGGCGGTGAAGGGCCAAGGATAGACTgctgggcacacaactttCCAGCCTCAGAGTGTCAGAAGGGGTCCCAGGTAGGTAATGAATCAATGCCATTTCTCCCTGATTTGAATCGAGCCTGATTTTTTTGTTCCGTTATGGATTTTAAACACACCTGCAATCGGATT
Encoded proteins:
- a CDS encoding uncharacterized protein (EggNog:ENOG503P5EQ): MATLRSILACLSFRRNRANRAGYTELLYDSLDSHGQIDNEKFGLYSDSPPGNNHEEGQYRSAPLMAYTSSADDDEEQLVAIAKKIVNLMHKAEFNDDSLQIAITDVVGERRWNRKLIEECLDNVVELVEQGRQNMGDAMTEALDKVTDVADEEFAFPRRHPESVDGFIAIVSVGVLAEMQGAWARRGSVADWWMREYKAYIPEGRVETFFTRLDMVDPAD
- a CDS encoding uncharacterized protein (COG:J; EggNog:ENOG503P333) translates to MADSDAPVTLRTRKFIRNPLLGRKQMVVDILHPGRANISKEDLREKLAALYKAQKDQVSVFGLRTQFGGGKTTGFALIYDSPEAMKKFEPRYRLVRVGLATKIERASRQQRKQRKNRQKTLRGTAKVKGPKPKKEK
- a CDS encoding uncharacterized protein (EggNog:ENOG503NXXF; BUSCO:EOG09263VOP; COG:J) codes for the protein MKPRQMSSWTRTRPYSPFNMSSQNPQVTRFCWQCLQLDAAPEYPDGEVLCLDAVQEEIYKKLFGHDVAFPLPPRYGLKVLKELTSRIERSIVDWEEHEISDNLMTTMSELVSVPLPSEVVAAQQKCHVAYHLSLLQEPSDAAVVLLESRSIISGSGTTGLRTWEAALHMGQYLCTNSTLVKGKRLLELGTGTGYVAILCAKYLGAEHVIASDGSEDVVNNLPDNLFINGLQGTDRVSVSELRWGHALLGTEEEEWNGGREVDVVLGADITYDASVIPALVATLQNLVAISPGVVILIAATERNRATFESFLEVCQKRGFHVHYELFPVLPRPEQRGPFYNDATPIHICQLTVA